A stretch of DNA from Bacillota bacterium:
GGTGCTGAACAACAACCGAGGACTGTCGTTACGAAGGGCGTAGATATGAATCTGGTGTACTCCTCCGGTCAGGTGATGCAGCCGGGCAAGTTCTGCTCGCCATTCGGCGGGGACAGCCTCTTGCGGAGATGAAGACACCTTCGCCCCTGTTGTCAGAGCGTTAACCGCAAGCCTGGCGGTAAACAACAGGTCGTCGCGTGCCTCCTGGACAACAAGGTTCTGGGCATGTATATATATCGCGCTGCCACCGAGTAGCGTAACGGCAAAGGTGAGCACTGCAGATACAATGCCGAGCACTACTGCAGCACGGCTACTACCTGTGTTCATGCGTTCGTTCATCAGATTTTCTCCTCTCGGGTCGTTCATCCCGGAACGACGACCGACGTGCTACGCCCTGGTGAGCACTGCTCCTTTTGAGAGTTCTTGACGTTCAATCCCATTATTGGAAATCATTGTAGTGTAATGCATACCTTCGCTGAAAAACCGGTAATACTTGCAGGCTAATGCGATTGATAAAGGCATTTGACTTTTGCAGCCATATTGTTCATAATTGGTGGCAGCAATCGAATCTACCAAGGAGGCAGTAATATGGACTGGGGCGATCTGTTGGTCAAATGGGTTCATGTGCTGAGCATTGTGACGGTAGTAGGGTTTACGTTGTTTCAGTATCTGGTTTTGCAACCGATACTGCGCCGATCAGAGGGTGTATCAGACGACCTTGTCAAGGCGGTTCAAAGGCGTTCGGGCATCGTGATAGGCGTCGCTTGGGTACTTATCTGGGTAACCGGCATCTACAATCTGGTGGTGGTTATCCCGACGGTCAAACCCAACTACCACATGGTGTTGGGGGCGAAGATACTGCTGGTGCTGGTGTTGTTCTTCATCTCCACCGCGCTGTCGCACCCCTCACTGGCGTTCGAAGGCATTCAACGCAACAGGGCACGCTGGGTGGCTTTCGCAGCGTGGCTGGGCATCCTCATCGTTGTGCTTTCGGCTTCCATGAACATGATGCGCCTCAAAGGCGTGGCTTTGAAGGAGTTACCTGCCGCCGCGCCCGCGCAAGAGATGCCCGCAACGACCCCATGAGCGCTTCAGGACATTTTGCCCCGTCGGTGCTTGTGGCGCTGAGCGACGCCGCTACGATACGCCTCACGTTCCACAGCGGTAGCCACCGCTTCTGCCACCCGCCGATCGAAGACGCTCGGCACAATATAGTCCTCATGCAGCTCGGAGGGTTTGATGGTACCAGCGATGGCACGGGCAGCCGCCAGTTTCATCTCCTCAGTCACCCGCCTTGCCCGACTGTCCAGCAACCCACGAAACAGTCCGGGAAAACACAGCACGTTGTTAATCTGGTTGGGGTAGTCAGAACGTCCGGTGGCGATGATACGGGCAATGCCGGCGATTTCTTCAGGCATCACTTCCGGTATCGGGTTCGCCATCGCGAAGACGATGGGGTCTTTTGCCATCTTGCGCACGTCCTCTGCCGTCAACGTGTCCGGTGCAGACACACCGATGAACACGTCCGCACCTTCGATGACCTCCGACAGACTCCCACGCAGTCCACGCGGATTGGTGATTTCCGCGACGGCAGTTTTGTAGGGGTTCATGTGTTCGGTTCGTCCGCGATAGATGGCTCCCGCCCTGTCGCACAGCACGATATCGCGTATCCCCGCTCGTAGTAGCAGTCTGGTCACCGCGATGCCGGCCGCCCCAGCACCATTGACCACCACCTTGAGCGTCTCCATCGGCTTGTTCACGAGGCGCAGGGCGTTCTGTAGCGCCGCCAGAGTGACTACTGCCGTACCATGCTGGTCATCGTGGAACACGGGGATATCCAGCCGCTCGATGAGCCGTTC
This window harbors:
- a CDS encoding NAD-dependent malic enzyme; amino-acid sequence: MSEPTTHVSPSYSFTVRLEYANEPGMLGKIASLVGAEGGSIGAVDIVRMTSGFITRDFTIYAGNIEHAQSILKSLRQTPGVKVIKYSDRTFLLHLGGKISMQPKIPIRTRDDLSMAYTPGVARVCEAIVAHPEDVFNLTIKRNTVAVVTDGSAVLGLGNIGAAASLPVMEGKAMLFKELGGVDAFPIALQTQDTDEIVRTVENIAPVFGGINLEDIAAPRCFEVEERLIERLDIPVFHDDQHGTAVVTLAALQNALRLVNKPMETLKVVVNGAGAAGIAVTRLLLRAGIRDIVLCDRAGAIYRGRTEHMNPYKTAVAEITNPRGLRGSLSEVIEGADVFIGVSAPDTLTAEDVRKMAKDPIVFAMANPIPEVMPEEIAGIARIIATGRSDYPNQINNVLCFPGLFRGLLDSRARRVTEEMKLAAARAIAGTIKPSELHEDYIVPSVFDRRVAEAVATAVEREAYRSGVAQRHKHRRGKMS